In a genomic window of Hippoglossus stenolepis isolate QCI-W04-F060 chromosome 15, HSTE1.2, whole genome shotgun sequence:
- the LOC118122672 gene encoding LOW QUALITY PROTEIN: phosphatidylinositol 3,4,5-trisphosphate 3-phosphatase TPTE2 (The sequence of the model RefSeq protein was modified relative to this genomic sequence to represent the inferred CDS: inserted 2 bases in 2 codons), whose translation MTSVHFSPGSDSGVNGNVAKMEDAKVEIDDGKEESAEPDTMYQNIRKKIAPFVMSFGFRIFGVILIIVDVVLVIVDLSLPAKSREVGDALEAVCLTISFFFLADVLLRVYVEGFKVYFSSKLNIIDAFVVVITLVVTMIYTFTDLSGKSLIPRAVTFLRFLRIIILVRLFRLAAQKKELEKVTRRMISENKRRYQKDGFDLDLTYVTDRVIAMSFPSSGKQSFYRNPIGEVARFLDAKHEDHYKVYNLCSEKGYDPQFFHYKVERVFIDDHNVPSLEDMLKYTANVREWMTDDXKNIIAIHCKGGKGRTGTLVCTWLIDSDQFENAQDSLEYFGERRTDKSRSSKFQGVETPSQSRYVGYYEIMKTRFNRQLPPXKPLHIKSIRIHSIAGVGKGDGSDLKVKIIVKKELVFQCVCAKQENCKVFPGVGNNAAVISLQNGPEVEEDVKVMFESSAGLPKGYEDVPFYFWFNTSFIENNRLFLPRDELDNPHKPKTWDLYKEDFCVSMFFSEP comes from the exons atgaCCTCTGTCCATTTCAGTCCAGGCTCAGATTCAGGTGTAAATGG AAACGTTGCAAAGATGGAGGATGCTAAAGTGGAGATTGACGACGGGAAGGAAGAGAGCGCGGAGCCAGACACGATGTACCA AAACATCCGTAAGAAGATTGCACCTTTCGTTATGTCCTTTGGATTTCG TATTTTCGGAGTCATTCTGATCATAGTGGACGTTGTGCTGGTGATTGTGGATTTGTCCCTGCCGGCTAAGAGCAGAGAGGTCGGAGATGCCCTCGAGGCCGTGTGCCTCAccatctccttcttcttcctcgctGACGTCCTCCTGCGGGTCTATGTGGAAGG CTTCAAAGTGTACTTCAGCTCCAAGCTGAACATCATAGACGCCTTCGTTGTGGTCATCACCCTGGTGGTCACCATGATCTACACCTTCACTGACCTGTCAGGAAAAAGTCTCATCCCCAG GGCGGTGACGTTTCTCCGTTTCCTGAGAATAATAATCCTGGTGAGACTTTTCCGACTGGCAGCTCAGAAGAAGGAGCTCGAGAAGGTCACCAGGAGGATG ATTTCTGAGAACAAGCGGCGTTATCAGAAGGATGGATTTGACCTTGACCTTACCTACGTGACAG ATCGCGTCATCGCCAtgtctttcccctcctctggGAAACAGTCCTTCTACAGGAATCCGATTGGT gAGGTGGCCAGGTTCCTGGACGCTAAACATGAAGACCATTATAAAGTTTACAACCTGTGCA GTGAGAAAGGTTACGACCCCCAGTTCTTCCACTACAAAGTTGAACGTGTGTTCATCGACGACCACAACGTCCCCTCCCTGGA GGACATGCTGAAATACACAGCCAATGTGAGGGAGTGGATGACGGACG CCAAAAACATCATTGCAATTCACTGTAAAGGAGGGAAAG GACGCACAGGTACACTGGTGTGCACCTGGCTTATCGATAGTGACCAGTTTGAGAATGCACAA GACAGTCTGGAATATTTTGGTGAGAGGAGGACGGACAAGAGTCGCAGCTCCAAGTTTCAGGGAGTGGAGACTCCATCTCAG AGCCGGTACGTGGGGTACTACGAGATCATGAAAACGAGGTTCAACAGGCAGCTGCCTC CCAAACCCCTCCACATCAAGAGCATCCGCATACACTCTATAGCAG GTGTGGGTAAAGGGGACGGCAGCGATCTTAAGGTGAAGATAATTGTGAAGAAAGAGCtggtgtttcagtgtgtgtgtgccaaacaGGAGAACTGCAAA GTGTTTCCTGGCGTGGGCAATAATGCAGCAGTCATCAGTCTCCAGAACGGGCCTGAGGTCGAAGAGGACGTGAAGGTCATGTTTGAATCAAGTGCT GGTCTTCCAAAAGGATACGAAGATGTCCCGTTCTACTTCTGGTTCAACACGTCCTTCATAGAGAACA ACAGATTGTTTCTACCCAGGGATGAACTGGACAACCCACACAAACCCAAGACCTGGGACCTGTACAAGGAGGATTTTTGTGTCTCCATGTTCTTCTCTGaaccataa